One region of Vigna angularis cultivar LongXiaoDou No.4 chromosome 10, ASM1680809v1, whole genome shotgun sequence genomic DNA includes:
- the LOC108335168 gene encoding BOI-related E3 ubiquitin-protein ligase 1 has translation MAVQAQYPSNVLFLNCSGKEPPHDYSLAGELLDHNQSPMLFNNGGSNSRKRGRETAAAAAKAIAPNLVNSFSLQSQSQSPQFVDLTQLHNQNVVSTGLGLSFGDQQLHQQQQQNHGCHSSSFLSLLPDGLTLQIKQQHHEIDQFLQVQGEQLRRALTEKRKRHYRTLLRVTEESVLPRLREKEAEVEKATRRNAELEARAAQLGVETQLWQAKAKAQEATAASLQAQLQQAMMSGEDGGGGGLSCAGGEAEDAESACVDPGRVGPKCRGCAKRVASVVVLPCRHLCICAQCNTHFRACPVCLTVKNSTVQVYLS, from the exons ATGGCTGTTCAAGCTCAATATCCCTCCAATGTACTCTTTCTAAACTGCAG CGGAAAAGAACCACCACATGACTATTCTTTGGCAGGGGAACTCCTTGATCATAATCAATCTCCTATGTTATTCAATAACGGAg GTAGTAATTCTcgaaagagaggaagagaaacagcagcagcagcagctaAGGCCATTGCGCCAAACCTTGTCAATTCCTTCTCTttacaatcacaatcacaatctcCACAGTTCGTAGACCTCACTCAACTTCATAATCAAAATGTAGTCTCCACAGGGCTGGGCTTATCCTTTGGTGACCAACAATTACATCAGCAGCAACAGCAAAATCATGGGTGTCACTCCTCTTCTTTTCTATCTCTATTACCCGATGGTTTGACCTTgcaaatcaaacaacaacaccATGAAATCGACCAATTCCTTCAAGTCCAG GGCGAGCAATTGCGACGGGCATTgacggagaagagaaagagacaTTATCGGACACTGCTAAGGGTAACGGAGGAATCGGTGTTGCCGCGGCTGAGGGAGAAGGAGGCAGAGGTGGAGAAAGCGACTAGACGCAACGCGGAACTGGAGGCACGCGCGGCACAGCTTGGCGTGGAGACGCAGCTTTGGCAGGCCAAGGCGAAGGCGCAGGAAGCAACTGCGGCATCGTTGCAGGCGCAGCTGCAGCAGGCCATGATGAGCGGCGAAGACGGCGGCGGAGGAGGGCTGTCATGTGCCGGGGGCGAGGCGGAGGATGCCGAGTCAGCATGTGTTGACCCGGGGCGAGTTGGTCCGAAATGCAGAGGTTGCGCAAAACGGGTGGCTTCTGTGGTGGTTTTGCCGTGTCGACACCTGTGCATCTGCGCTCAGTGCAACACGCATTTTCGGGCGTGTCCAGTTTGCCTCACGGTTAAAAATTCAACCGTTCAAGTCTATCTTTCTTAA